One window from the genome of Salvia miltiorrhiza cultivar Shanhuang (shh) chromosome 7, IMPLAD_Smil_shh, whole genome shotgun sequence encodes:
- the LOC130995765 gene encoding uncharacterized protein LOC130995765, which produces MDAPQEENSNYLRPSTINVASNVGTYYKTKYLKMVRKVLNAKCGQPLVDRFLSGCFGHLLDWNPGSKCAMAVHHVVSRQIRSNDNGLWSFINGSRLNFSERDYALVRGLNFGETDFDTRAHHDLRNVEVFRKFCCGQRTEFWRN; this is translated from the exons ATGGATGCACCGCAGGAG GAGAATTCTAATTATTTGAGGCCGAGTACAATTAATGTGGCTTCAAATGTTGGGACATATTACAAGACAAAATACTTGAAAATGGTTAGGAAGGTATTGAATGCGAAATGTGGTCAACCGTTGGTGGACAGATTTTTAAGTGGTTGTTTCGGACACTTATTAGATTGGAATCCGGGGTCAAAGTGTGCTATGGCTGTTCACCATGTAGTTTCTCGCCAAATCCGATCAAATGATAATGGATTGTGGTCTTTTATTAACGGGAGTAGGTTAAATTTCTCGGAGAGGGATTATGCCCTTGTTAGAGGGCTGAATTTTGGAGAAACTGACTTTGATACGAGGGCACACCACGATCTCCGGAATGTTGAAGTGTTCAGAAAATTTTGTTGTGGGCAGAGGACTGAATTTTGGAGAAACtga